From Falsiruegeria litorea R37, the proteins below share one genomic window:
- the dprA gene encoding DNA-processing protein DprA — MTEEQHSSNHPPLPPTTEEDRFSWLRLLRSRRVGPTTFRRLLSEHGKAQNALAALPEVARAAGEEDYEICPAGVITAELKAAKAVKARLLCLGDALYPEFLADISDAPPLLWAIGDLSILQRPMIAMVGARNCSSLGARMARALAHDLGAKDNVIVSGLARGIDTAAHLASLKTGTVAVMAGGVDVIYPSENAGLANDIAQQGLRISEQPMGMRPQARHFPRRNRIISGMSQAVVVVEAAAKSGSLITARDALDQGREVLAVPGHPFDARAAGCNMLIRDGAQLVRNADDVIAALPMQEPEQLALDQVLQEAPRPAPKRSLQETAQLHTQILNRLGPSPVAEDQLIRDLQASAGDVGPALVDLELDGKINRQAGGLLSLAH, encoded by the coding sequence ATGACCGAGGAACAGCATTCTTCCAATCACCCCCCACTCCCACCCACCACGGAAGAGGATCGGTTTTCGTGGCTCCGTCTTTTGCGCTCGCGACGGGTCGGGCCGACAACGTTTCGGCGGCTTCTGAGCGAGCATGGCAAAGCGCAGAACGCGCTTGCCGCGTTGCCCGAAGTGGCGCGCGCTGCCGGCGAAGAGGACTATGAAATCTGTCCGGCCGGCGTCATTACTGCAGAGCTCAAGGCCGCAAAGGCCGTCAAAGCGCGGCTTTTGTGCCTGGGCGATGCTTTGTATCCCGAATTTCTGGCCGACATCTCTGATGCACCGCCGCTGTTGTGGGCGATTGGTGATCTGTCGATCCTGCAACGCCCGATGATCGCGATGGTCGGTGCCCGCAATTGCAGCTCGTTGGGGGCCCGCATGGCTCGGGCGCTGGCGCATGATCTGGGGGCCAAGGACAATGTGATCGTGTCGGGGCTGGCACGGGGTATTGATACGGCGGCGCATCTGGCGTCGCTGAAGACAGGCACCGTGGCCGTGATGGCAGGTGGAGTCGACGTGATCTACCCGTCAGAGAATGCCGGTCTGGCCAATGATATCGCGCAGCAAGGGCTGCGCATTTCGGAACAACCGATGGGCATGCGCCCACAGGCGCGGCATTTCCCACGCCGCAATCGGATCATCTCTGGCATGTCTCAGGCCGTGGTCGTGGTCGAGGCCGCCGCCAAATCCGGAAGCCTGATCACGGCGCGCGACGCGCTGGATCAGGGACGCGAGGTTCTGGCGGTGCCAGGCCACCCCTTTGATGCGCGCGCTGCAGGCTGCAACATGTTGATCCGCGACGGGGCACAGCTGGTGCGCAATGCCGATGACGTGATTGCCGCATTGCCGATGCAGGAACCCGAACAGTTGGCCCTGGATCAGGTCCTGCAAGAGGCCCCGCGCCCTGCGCCAAAACGCAGCTTGCAGGAAACCGCGCAGCTGCACACCCAGATCCTAAACCGATTGGGACCATCACCCGTGGCCGAAGATCAGTTGATCCGCGATTTGCAGGCCTCGGCCGGAGATGTAGGCCCTGCGCTGGTGGATCTGGAGCTTGATGGCAAGATCAACCGGCAGGCGGGCGGATTGCTGTCATTGGCGCACTGA
- the tldD gene encoding metalloprotease TldD, protein MSQDTFRPFETVLPMDDALSVLQGATDGADDGEVFVERRKSESLVFDDGRLRSASYDASEGFGLRAVQGDVTGYAHSTEVSIPAMKRAAETARLAVGGGGGTLAEAPARTNTHLYTDADPIESASFPVKIETLREIDAFARDLDSRVVQVSASLAASLQEVEILRPDGVHVRDVRPMTRVNVSVIVEQGGRRESGSAGGGGRVGLDGLINPMDWQAKAREALRVALVNLEAVPAPAGVMEVALGPGWPGILLHEAIGHGLEGDFNRKGSSAFAGLMGQQVAAKGVTVLDDGTIPDRRGSITVDDEGTPSNKTTLIEDGILVGYMQDRQNARLMGVDPTGNGRRQSYAHKPMPRMTNTYMLGGDADPADLVAQIKDGIWAVGFGGGQVDITNGKFVFSCTEAYRVENGKIGAPVKGATLIGDGASALKRIRGLGNDMALDPGMGNCGKDGQWVPVGVGQPTVLMDGLTVGGSAA, encoded by the coding sequence ATGTCCCAGGACACCTTTCGACCTTTTGAAACCGTTCTTCCCATGGATGACGCCCTGTCTGTCCTGCAAGGGGCAACCGATGGGGCCGATGACGGAGAAGTCTTTGTAGAGCGGCGAAAATCCGAATCCCTCGTGTTTGATGACGGGCGGCTGCGGTCGGCGTCATATGATGCGTCCGAGGGGTTCGGGCTGCGCGCGGTGCAGGGGGACGTGACCGGCTATGCCCATTCGACCGAGGTATCGATCCCCGCGATGAAACGCGCGGCGGAAACCGCGCGCCTTGCCGTGGGCGGCGGCGGCGGCACCCTGGCCGAGGCCCCTGCCCGCACCAATACACATCTATATACGGACGCCGATCCGATCGAATCTGCCTCCTTTCCGGTCAAGATCGAGACGCTGCGCGAGATCGACGCTTTTGCCCGCGATCTGGATTCGCGGGTGGTTCAAGTGTCGGCGTCGCTGGCCGCGTCGTTGCAGGAGGTCGAGATTCTGCGCCCCGACGGGGTGCATGTGCGCGACGTGCGCCCGATGACCCGCGTGAATGTGTCCGTGATCGTGGAGCAAGGTGGCCGTCGCGAATCCGGCAGCGCCGGGGGCGGCGGACGTGTGGGGCTGGACGGGTTGATTAACCCGATGGATTGGCAGGCCAAGGCGCGCGAGGCCCTGCGGGTGGCTTTGGTAAACCTTGAGGCAGTCCCTGCGCCCGCAGGCGTGATGGAGGTGGCGCTTGGCCCCGGCTGGCCCGGCATTCTGTTGCACGAGGCCATCGGTCACGGGCTGGAGGGGGATTTCAACCGCAAGGGCAGTTCGGCCTTTGCAGGGTTGATGGGACAGCAGGTGGCCGCCAAGGGGGTGACCGTGCTGGATGATGGCACCATCCCGGACCGACGCGGCTCGATCACCGTGGATGACGAGGGCACGCCATCGAACAAGACCACGCTGATCGAAGACGGCATTCTGGTGGGATACATGCAGGACCGGCAGAACGCGCGGCTGATGGGAGTTGACCCCACCGGCAACGGGCGGCGCCAAAGCTATGCCCACAAACCGATGCCACGCATGACCAACACTTATATGTTGGGCGGCGATGCCGACCCGGCCGATCTGGTGGCGCAGATCAAGGATGGCATCTGGGCCGTGGGTTTTGGCGGCGGTCAGGTGGACATCACCAATGGCAAGTTTGTCTTCTCCTGCACCGAGGCGTATCGCGTCGAAAACGGCAAGATCGGCGCACCTGTGAAGGGTGCGACCCTGATCGGGGATGGGGCTTCGGCACTCAAGCGCATTCGGGGTTTGGGCAACGACATGGCGCTGGATCCCGGCATGGGCAACTGCGGCAAGGACGGCCAATGGGTGCCCGTGGGCGTTGGCCAGCCCACTGTGCTGATGGACGGGCTGACGGTGGGCGGCTCGGCCGCTTGA
- the coxB gene encoding cytochrome c oxidase subunit II, with amino-acid sequence MKNLFTLTGLFATLLSLPAAAQDLEIIGKPVDGAMGFQPAATGLASELQWLDNLLLIIITVICVFVAGLILYVILRFNRRANPNPSSFTHNTPIEILWTIGPILILVFIGAFSLPVLFNQQEIPEGDITIKVTGYQWYWGYEYVDHEFGFESFMLGREGLEDAGYSQDEYLLATDTAVVVPVGKTVVMQVTGADVIHSWTIPAFGVKQDAVPGRLAELWFNADKEGIYFGQCSELCGKDHAYMPITVKVVSQEAYDEWLKGAIEEYAGVPQAYQVASN; translated from the coding sequence ATGAAAAACCTTTTCACGCTTACGGGGCTGTTTGCCACACTTCTCAGCCTGCCCGCCGCGGCGCAAGATCTGGAAATCATCGGCAAGCCCGTCGACGGCGCCATGGGCTTTCAGCCCGCAGCAACCGGTCTGGCCTCAGAATTGCAGTGGCTGGACAACCTGCTTTTGATCATTATCACCGTGATCTGTGTGTTTGTTGCCGGGCTGATCCTTTACGTGATCCTGCGTTTCAACCGCCGCGCCAACCCCAACCCGTCGTCGTTCACCCACAACACGCCGATCGAAATTCTGTGGACCATTGGTCCGATCTTGATCCTGGTGTTCATCGGCGCATTCAGCCTGCCGGTGCTGTTCAACCAGCAGGAAATCCCCGAAGGTGACATCACCATCAAGGTGACAGGCTACCAGTGGTACTGGGGTTATGAGTATGTCGATCACGAGTTCGGTTTTGAGAGCTTCATGCTGGGCCGTGAAGGTCTGGAAGACGCCGGTTACAGCCAGGACGAATACCTGCTGGCCACCGACACCGCCGTTGTTGTGCCCGTTGGCAAAACTGTCGTGATGCAGGTGACCGGTGCCGACGTGATCCACTCGTGGACCATCCCGGCCTTTGGCGTGAAACAGGACGCGGTTCCCGGTCGTCTGGCCGAACTGTGGTTCAACGCCGACAAAGAAGGAATCTACTTCGGTCAGTGTTCCGAGCTTTGCGGCAAGGACCACGCCTATATGCCGATCACCGTCAAAGTGGTCAGCCAAGAGGCCTATGATGAATGGCTGAAGGGCGCGATCGAAGAGTATGCGGGCGTTCCGCAGGCCTATCAGGTCGCCTCGAACTAA
- the cyoE gene encoding heme o synthase yields MTDASINASTQSQTQGYEDEASFGDYFALLKPRVMSLVVFTAFVGLVAAPVSVHPVIGFCAILFIAIGGGASGALNMWWDADIDRVMKRTKGRPIPSGKVQEGEALSLGLALSGLSVIMLALATNVFAGLFLAFTIFFYVVIYSMWLKRSTPQNIVIGGAAGAFPPVIGWIAATGSMAVEAWLMFALVFMWTPPHFWALALFMRSDYDDAGVPMLTVTHGRRATRVHILVYTALLALLAVGAAFSDIGGPTYLVVAAVMNAMFLHGAWKISRRNEDDSEADNFKVERSFFKLSLLYLFLHFGAILVEAVLKPYGLGGWS; encoded by the coding sequence ATGACCGACGCAAGCATCAACGCCAGCACCCAGAGCCAGACCCAAGGCTATGAGGACGAGGCCAGCTTTGGCGACTACTTCGCGCTGCTGAAACCGCGCGTGATGTCCCTTGTCGTGTTCACCGCCTTTGTGGGTCTGGTGGCGGCACCGGTGTCCGTACACCCGGTGATCGGTTTCTGCGCCATCCTGTTCATTGCCATTGGCGGCGGTGCGTCTGGCGCGCTGAACATGTGGTGGGATGCGGACATCGACCGCGTGATGAAACGCACCAAAGGTCGTCCGATCCCGTCGGGCAAAGTGCAGGAAGGCGAGGCGTTGAGCCTTGGTCTGGCACTGTCGGGTCTTTCGGTGATCATGCTGGCGCTGGCGACCAATGTGTTTGCCGGCCTGTTCCTGGCCTTCACCATCTTTTTCTACGTCGTCATCTACTCGATGTGGCTGAAACGCTCGACCCCGCAGAACATCGTGATCGGTGGCGCGGCGGGTGCGTTCCCGCCCGTGATCGGCTGGATCGCTGCAACTGGTTCGATGGCGGTCGAAGCCTGGCTGATGTTTGCGCTGGTGTTCATGTGGACCCCACCGCATTTCTGGGCGCTGGCGCTGTTCATGCGCTCGGACTATGACGATGCGGGCGTGCCGATGCTGACCGTGACCCACGGTCGCCGCGCCACCCGCGTGCACATCCTGGTCTATACCGCGCTGCTGGCCCTGCTGGCCGTTGGCGCCGCGTTCTCGGACATCGGTGGCCCGACTTATCTGGTGGTGGCTGCGGTCATGAACGCCATGTTCCTGCACGGCGCCTGGAAGATCTCACGCCGCAACGAGGACGACTCCGAGGCCGACAATTTCAAGGTCGAGCGCAGCTTCTTCAAGCTCTCGCTGCTTTACCTGTTCCTTCACTTTGGCGCGATCCTGGTCGAAGCCGTCCTGAAACCCTATGGTCTGGGAGGCTGGTCATGA
- a CDS encoding cytochrome c oxidase assembly protein produces the protein MAMSGPQKTVLQTVSVVVLMGGLAWASVPFYDWFCRVTGFGGVTGVAETGSDTILDQTIKVRFDASKDRDMPWEFKPVERTMEVRIGETGLAFYEAYNPTDRPVAGQASYNVTPYAAGGYFDKIQCFCFEEQVLQPGERVQMPVTFFVDPEIVEDREAKYVHTITLSYTFHEIDLPEGYAALDTKADNQTN, from the coding sequence ATGGCGATGAGCGGTCCTCAAAAAACGGTTCTTCAGACCGTTAGTGTGGTTGTCCTGATGGGCGGCTTGGCCTGGGCTTCGGTGCCGTTTTATGACTGGTTCTGCCGGGTCACCGGATTTGGCGGCGTCACGGGCGTGGCCGAAACCGGGTCTGACACCATTCTGGACCAAACCATCAAGGTTCGCTTCGACGCCTCCAAAGACCGCGACATGCCGTGGGAGTTCAAGCCCGTCGAGCGCACCATGGAGGTGCGCATCGGCGAGACCGGGCTGGCGTTTTATGAGGCCTACAACCCCACCGACCGTCCCGTTGCAGGGCAGGCGTCCTACAACGTGACGCCCTATGCCGCTGGTGGGTATTTTGACAAGATTCAGTGCTTCTGTTTTGAGGAACAGGTGCTGCAACCAGGTGAACGGGTGCAAATGCCCGTGACCTTCTTTGTCGATCCCGAAATTGTCGAGGATCGAGAAGCCAAGTATGTGCATACGATCACGCTGTCGTATACATTCCACGAAATTGATCTGCCCGAGGGCTACGCCGCCCTTGATACAAAAGCAGACAATCAAACGAACTAA
- a CDS encoding cytochrome c oxidase subunit 3, whose amino-acid sequence MAHAKNHDYHILPPSILPLLGAIGGFIMLFGAVLWMHGITPYMFWGGLVLVLYTMYDWWSKVVQESRIGDHTKVVRIGLRYGFILFVMSEIMFFFAWFWSFFKHAMYPMQEYTGTEYVQPDIHVVDAFHLPLINTVVLLLSGCAVTWAHHALAHDNDRKGLIQGLAIGIVLGVFFTFLQAFEYYELLAHEGWKFGDDIFYSNFFMATGFHGFHVLIGTIFLLVCLARAGKGDFTPEQHVGFEAAAWYWHFVDVVWLFLFFAVYLWGQSVL is encoded by the coding sequence ATGGCACACGCTAAAAACCACGACTACCATATTCTACCGCCATCGATCCTGCCTCTGCTGGGCGCGATCGGCGGCTTTATCATGCTGTTCGGCGCTGTGCTGTGGATGCACGGCATCACGCCCTACATGTTCTGGGGCGGCCTGGTTCTGGTGCTCTACACCATGTACGACTGGTGGTCCAAAGTGGTGCAAGAAAGCCGTATCGGCGATCACACCAAGGTCGTGCGCATCGGTCTGCGCTATGGCTTCATCCTGTTTGTCATGTCAGAAATCATGTTCTTCTTCGCGTGGTTCTGGTCGTTCTTCAAACACGCCATGTACCCGATGCAGGAATACACTGGCACTGAATACGTTCAGCCCGACATCCATGTTGTCGACGCCTTCCACCTGCCGCTGATCAACACCGTTGTTCTGCTGCTCTCGGGCTGCGCCGTCACTTGGGCCCACCACGCGCTGGCACATGACAATGACCGCAAGGGCCTGATTCAGGGTCTGGCAATCGGCATTGTCCTGGGCGTCTTCTTCACCTTCCTGCAGGCGTTCGAATACTACGAGCTGCTGGCCCACGAAGGCTGGAAGTTCGGCGACGACATCTTCTACTCGAACTTCTTCATGGCAACCGGTTTCCACGGCTTCCACGTTCTGATCGGCACCATCTTCCTGCTGGTCTGCTTGGCCCGTGCGGGCAAGGGCGACTTCACCCCCGAACAGCACGTTGGCTTTGAGGCCGCCGCCTGGTACTGGCACTTTGTTGACGTTGTCTGGCTGTTCCTGTTCTTCGCCGTTTACCTCTGGGGCCAATCGGTTCTGTAA
- a CDS encoding SURF1 family protein, which yields MGRFLFLLIIVAAGLGVLLYLGTWQVQRLAWKEGVLAEIEARIAADPVAVPDQIDRERDRYLPVTVTGAMLQGEIHVLVSVKRVGPGYRILAPFDDGTRVIMIDRGFVPLDDKNTPRAIGPMTITGNLHWPNEVDEYTPEPDVEGEIWFAREVDMASVVLGTDPILLIAKSKTDPNVTPLPVDTSGIPNDHLQYAITWFGLALVWAAMSVFFLWRTRARTES from the coding sequence ATGGGCCGTTTCCTCTTTCTGCTGATCATCGTGGCCGCGGGCCTCGGGGTTCTGCTGTATCTGGGCACCTGGCAGGTGCAGCGCCTGGCCTGGAAAGAGGGCGTGCTGGCCGAGATCGAGGCCCGCATTGCCGCCGACCCCGTCGCCGTCCCTGATCAGATCGACCGCGAGCGTGATCGCTATCTGCCGGTCACCGTGACCGGAGCGATGTTGCAGGGGGAAATCCACGTTCTTGTCTCGGTCAAACGCGTTGGCCCCGGATACCGCATCCTTGCCCCGTTTGATGATGGCACCCGCGTGATCATGATCGACCGCGGCTTTGTCCCGCTGGACGACAAGAACACCCCCCGCGCCATTGGTCCGATGACGATCACTGGCAACCTGCACTGGCCGAACGAGGTCGACGAGTATACCCCCGAACCGGACGTCGAGGGAGAGATCTGGTTCGCGCGCGAGGTCGACATGGCCTCGGTCGTTTTGGGCACCGATCCCATTCTGCTGATCGCAAAGTCCAAAACCGACCCGAATGTGACGCCCTTGCCGGTCGACACCAGCGGCATTCCCAACGATCACTTGCAATACGCCATCACTTGGTTTGGCCTCGCCCTGGTCTGGGCCGCCATGAGCGTGTTTTTCCTGTGGCGCACCCGCGCCCGTACAGAGAGCTAG
- the thrC gene encoding threonine synthase → MKYISTRGQAPELTFEEAMLTGLARDGGLYVPAEIPTMTKDEIADLAGKSYEEVAYRVMRPFVGDSFSGDEFRAIIDRAYAVFGHDARAPLVQLNENHYLLELFHGPTLAFKDFAMQLIGQLFQVALKRRNDRVTIVGATSGDTGSAAMEAFKGLDAVDVFILFPDGRVSEVQRRQMTTPQESNVHALALDGDFDDCQAAVKEMFNDFGFRDGVKLAGVNSINIARVLAQVVYYFTSAVSLGAPHRKVSFTVPTGNFGDIFAGFIAKQMGLPIDRLVVATNQNDILHRCLSGQGYHKGETIPSISPSMDIQVSSNFERALYFAYGRDGNAVAQLMDELKSGGGFEVSRGAMEALGEQYDSGRVSEDETLATIKSTLASSGELLCPHSAVGVMVGEAQRDAAIPMITLATAHPAKFPAAVEEASGVHPPLPSRMSDLYERSERMTRVANDLGVLQSHIKEHIAK, encoded by the coding sequence ATGAAATACATCTCGACCCGGGGCCAAGCGCCCGAGCTGACATTCGAAGAAGCCATGCTGACCGGCCTGGCGCGCGACGGTGGCCTGTATGTGCCCGCCGAAATTCCGACGATGACCAAGGACGAGATCGCCGACCTCGCAGGCAAATCTTATGAAGAGGTTGCTTACCGCGTCATGCGCCCCTTTGTGGGCGACAGCTTCTCGGGTGATGAGTTCCGCGCCATCATTGACCGCGCCTATGCAGTGTTCGGTCATGACGCCCGCGCGCCTTTGGTGCAGCTCAACGAAAACCACTACCTGCTGGAACTGTTCCACGGGCCCACGCTGGCGTTCAAAGACTTCGCAATGCAGCTGATCGGTCAGCTGTTTCAGGTGGCCCTGAAACGTCGCAATGACCGCGTGACCATCGTTGGTGCCACATCGGGCGACACCGGTTCGGCGGCGATGGAGGCATTCAAGGGCCTCGATGCGGTCGACGTCTTCATCCTGTTCCCCGATGGGCGGGTGTCCGAAGTGCAGCGCCGCCAGATGACCACGCCGCAGGAAAGCAACGTCCACGCGCTGGCGCTGGATGGGGATTTCGATGACTGCCAGGCGGCTGTGAAAGAGATGTTCAACGATTTCGGCTTCCGCGATGGCGTCAAACTGGCGGGTGTGAACTCGATCAACATCGCGCGCGTGCTGGCGCAGGTGGTCTATTACTTCACCTCTGCCGTCTCGCTGGGGGCCCCGCACCGCAAGGTCAGCTTTACCGTGCCCACCGGTAACTTTGGTGACATCTTTGCAGGCTTCATCGCCAAGCAGATGGGCCTGCCGATCGACCGTTTGGTCGTGGCGACCAATCAGAACGACATCCTGCACCGCTGCCTGAGCGGGCAGGGCTATCACAAGGGCGAGACGATCCCCTCGATCAGCCCGTCGATGGACATTCAGGTCAGCTCGAACTTTGAGCGCGCGTTGTATTTTGCCTATGGCCGCGACGGCAACGCCGTGGCGCAGCTGATGGATGAACTCAAATCCGGTGGCGGGTTCGAGGTCAGTCGAGGCGCGATGGAAGCCTTGGGTGAGCAATACGACTCGGGCCGCGTCAGTGAAGACGAGACACTGGCGACGATCAAATCGACACTGGCGTCGAGTGGCGAGCTGCTTTGCCCGCACTCGGCTGTTGGTGTGATGGTGGGCGAGGCGCAACGCGACGCCGCCATCCCGATGATCACCCTTGCCACCGCACACCCGGCCAAGTTCCCCGCAGCGGTCGAAGAGGCCAGCGGTGTACATCCGCCTCTTCCCTCTCGCATGTCTGATCTATATGAACGCTCGGAACGGATGACCCGCGTTGCCAATGATCTGGGCGTCCTGCAATCCCATATCAAAGAGCATATCGCCAAGTGA
- a CDS encoding M16 family metallopeptidase — protein sequence MTVRQDQLSNGFRIVSEHMPGLQSASIGIWVAAGARHERIEQNGIAHFLEHMAFKGTKRRSALQIAEAIEDVGGYINAYTSREVTAYYARVLKADVPLAMDVIGDIVMNPVFDPKEIEIERGVILQEIGQAADTPDDVIFDWLQEESYRDQPLGRTILGPTERVSNFTREDLSGFVAEHYGPEQMILSAAGAVDHDMLVKLATEMFGHLQPRKGLIADAARFTGGEARQLKDLEQAHFALALESPGYRDDQIYTAQIYSSALGGGMSSRLFQEVRETRGLCYTIFAQTGAYADTGATTIYAGTSGEQVAELAGITIDEMKRAADDMSDQEVARARAQMKAGMLMGLESPSNRAERLARLVQIWDEVPSLEDTVARIDAVTTDDVRAFAEQMAVRAPAALAVYGPVDAAPSLEELQQRRAA from the coding sequence GTGACAGTAAGACAGGACCAACTGAGCAACGGTTTCCGGATCGTCAGTGAACATATGCCGGGGCTGCAATCGGCCTCGATCGGGATCTGGGTTGCCGCAGGCGCCCGTCACGAGCGCATCGAGCAGAACGGCATCGCGCATTTCCTTGAGCATATGGCGTTCAAGGGCACCAAACGGCGCAGCGCCTTGCAGATCGCCGAGGCGATCGAGGATGTGGGTGGCTATATCAACGCCTACACCTCGCGCGAGGTGACGGCGTACTATGCCCGCGTGCTCAAGGCCGACGTGCCGCTGGCGATGGACGTGATTGGCGACATCGTGATGAACCCGGTTTTTGATCCCAAAGAGATCGAAATCGAGCGCGGCGTGATCCTGCAGGAAATCGGTCAGGCGGCGGACACGCCCGACGATGTGATCTTTGACTGGCTGCAGGAAGAAAGCTATCGCGACCAACCCCTGGGCCGTACTATCCTGGGGCCAACCGAGCGGGTCAGCAATTTCACGCGCGAGGATCTGTCTGGCTTTGTTGCCGAGCACTATGGCCCCGAGCAGATGATCCTGTCCGCAGCCGGTGCCGTGGACCACGACATGCTGGTCAAACTGGCGACCGAGATGTTTGGCCACCTGCAACCCCGCAAGGGCCTGATCGCTGACGCTGCGCGGTTCACCGGCGGTGAGGCACGGCAGCTCAAGGATCTGGAACAGGCGCATTTTGCTTTGGCCCTGGAAAGCCCCGGCTATCGCGACGACCAGATCTATACCGCGCAGATCTATTCCAGCGCTTTGGGCGGCGGCATGTCGTCCCGTCTGTTCCAGGAGGTCCGCGAAACCCGTGGCCTGTGCTATACGATCTTTGCCCAGACCGGCGCTTATGCCGACACTGGCGCCACCACGATCTATGCCGGCACGTCTGGCGAGCAGGTCGCGGAACTGGCCGGGATCACCATTGATGAGATGAAGCGCGCCGCTGATGACATGTCGGATCAAGAGGTCGCCCGCGCCCGCGCCCAGATGAAGGCCGGGATGCTGATGGGACTGGAAAGCCCCTCCAATCGTGCCGAACGTCTGGCCCGCCTGGTGCAGATCTGGGACGAGGTGCCCTCGCTTGAGGATACGGTCGCCCGGATCGATGCGGTCACCACGGACGATGTGCGCGCCTTTGCCGAGCAGATGGCCGTCCGCGCCCCCGCAGCGCTGGCGGTCTATGGCCCGGTTGATGCGGCGCCGTCGCTGGAGGAGTTGCAGCAGAGGCGCGCCGCCTGA
- a CDS encoding GNAT family N-acetyltransferase, whose product MLLSKRKLKIETERLSLRPPVHSDFREWSALRRSSEAYLTPWEPSWAPDHLTRKAFTNRVYWAQRSVSGGTAIPLFLFRREDDRLMGAITLDNIRRGPAQAGTLGYWTGQAYARQGFMREAIGAMLHYAFARLDLSRIEAACLPENAASRGLLESSGFKYEGVAQSYLQIGGRWRTHVLYASLRSDRRGKTDVG is encoded by the coding sequence ATGCTTCTGTCCAAGCGCAAGCTGAAGATCGAGACCGAACGTCTGAGCCTGCGCCCGCCGGTGCATTCGGACTTTCGCGAATGGTCCGCCTTGCGCCGGTCCAGCGAGGCCTACCTGACCCCGTGGGAGCCCAGCTGGGCCCCCGACCACCTGACCCGCAAGGCCTTCACCAACCGGGTCTATTGGGCGCAACGCTCGGTCTCGGGTGGCACTGCGATCCCACTGTTTCTGTTCCGGCGCGAGGACGACCGCCTGATGGGCGCGATCACGCTGGACAACATCCGACGCGGGCCTGCACAGGCGGGCACGCTGGGGTATTGGACCGGTCAGGCCTATGCGCGCCAAGGCTTTATGCGCGAAGCCATCGGTGCGATGCTGCATTACGCCTTTGCACGGCTCGACCTCAGCCGGATCGAGGCGGCCTGTCTGCCCGAAAACGCGGCCTCTCGCGGGTTGCTTGAAAGCTCGGGCTTCAAATACGAAGGCGTGGCGCAATCCTATCTGCAGATCGGAGGGCGCTGGCGGACGCATGTTTTGTACGCCTCGCTGCGCAGCGACCGGCGTGGGAAAACCGACGTTGGTTGA
- a CDS encoding MBL fold metallo-hydrolase, which produces MRWILAGILSLVAAVAGAQERRPSHCIAIADAAPGLEYLHKASWQDPVPKYSVRISYIAHASFLLQTHGGLSAVTDFTGFIGNVGLIPNVVTMNHAHETHWTAFPDPAIKHPLNGWGPFGEGIEHHLDLGEMLIRNVSTDIRSQFSGVEPKGNSIFVFEVEGLCIGHLGHLHHMPSDEQFAALGRLDVVMAAVDGGSTLALPEMIKVINRLKSSIVIPMHWFGDYTLGAFLVGIREEFDVRRDWISEIEVSLATLPDRPTVIVLEPKYLIEPDD; this is translated from the coding sequence ATGCGGTGGATTTTGGCAGGGATCTTGAGTTTGGTGGCGGCAGTTGCGGGTGCGCAGGAGCGGCGGCCGAGCCATTGTATTGCAATCGCAGATGCCGCGCCCGGTCTTGAATATCTGCACAAGGCCAGCTGGCAAGATCCCGTACCGAAGTATTCCGTCCGGATCAGCTATATCGCCCATGCTTCGTTTCTGTTGCAGACCCATGGCGGGCTAAGCGCTGTGACCGATTTCACGGGCTTCATCGGCAATGTCGGTCTGATCCCCAATGTGGTCACCATGAACCATGCCCATGAAACCCATTGGACCGCCTTTCCTGACCCGGCGATCAAACACCCCCTCAATGGGTGGGGGCCGTTTGGCGAGGGGATCGAGCATCATCTGGATCTGGGCGAGATGCTGATCCGCAACGTCTCGACCGACATCCGCTCGCAATTCAGCGGGGTCGAACCAAAGGGCAATTCGATCTTTGTGTTCGAAGTCGAGGGGCTGTGTATCGGCCATCTGGGCCACCTGCATCACATGCCAAGCGACGAACAGTTTGCCGCCCTTGGTCGGCTCGACGTGGTAATGGCGGCAGTGGACGGGGGGTCAACACTTGCGCTGCCGGAGATGATCAAGGTGATCAATCGGCTCAAGTCGTCGATTGTTATTCCCATGCATTGGTTTGGCGACTATACGCTTGGGGCGTTTCTTGTCGGAATACGCGAAGAATTCGATGTGCGGCGCGACTGGATAAGCGAGATAGAGGTTTCCCTGGCAACCTTGCCCGACCGCCCCACGGTGATCGTGCTCGAGCCCAAATACCTGATTGAACCTGACGACTAG